One part of the Raphanus sativus cultivar WK10039 chromosome 7, ASM80110v3, whole genome shotgun sequence genome encodes these proteins:
- the LOC108817056 gene encoding pathogenesis-related protein 5-like, whose product MGSATSIHPAKATVSPEIAAAFLNVPELAEFLQSHYNVKIGIKPQGGTGDCKYAGCFSDLNVICPNELRVMDPQNNNVVACKSACQAFNKPEYCCTGAYSKTFKKACHSAYSYAYDDATSTFACSQSNYLITFCPTRS is encoded by the coding sequence ATGGGTTCTGCAACTTCGATTCATCCCGCCAAGGCAACTGTGTCACCGGAGATTGCGGCGGCGTTCTTAAATGTGCCGGAGCTGGCGGAGTTCCTCCAGTCACACTACAACGTCAAGATAGGGATAAAACCCCAAGGAGGTACCGGAGATTGCAAATACGCAGGCTGCTTCTCCGATCTCAACGTGATTTGCCCTAACGAGCTTCGAGTCATGGATCCACAGAACAACAACGTGGTGGCGTGCAAGAGCGCCTGCCAGGCGTTTAACAAACCGGAATATTGCTGCACGGGAGCTTACTCGAAGACGTTCAAGAAAGCTTGTCATAGCGCTTACAGCTACGCCTATGACGACGCAACAAGCACCTTCGCTTGTTCCCAATCTAACTACTTGATCACGTTCTGTCCCACCCGCTCTTAA
- the LOC130497680 gene encoding pathogenesis-related protein 5-like — protein MKNLSSFHILFLVFITSGVVVSTTEFTLQNNCPYTVWPGTLTGNGGNTLGDGGYQLNPGASVQLRAPPGWTGRFWARTGCNFDSSGHGNCVTGDCGGVLKCAGAGGVPPVTLAEFTVGEKDYYDVSLVDGYNVKMGIKPQGGFGDCKYAGCVSDLNSICPNELRVMDPQNNVAACKSACAAFNKEEYCCSGAHSTPQTCSPTTYSMTFKKACPDAYSYAYDDETSTFTCAGANYLITFCPNGS, from the exons ATGAAGAATCTCTCCAGTTTTCACATTCTCTTCTTAGTGTTCATCACAA GCGGTGTTGTTGTTTCCACCACTGAATTCACTTTGCAGAACAATTGCCCTTACACCGTCTGGCCCGGAACTCTCACAGGGAACGGCGGAAACACCCTCGGGGACGGCGGATATCAGCTGAATCCAGGCGCTTCCGTACAGCTCAGAGCTCCTCCTGGATGGACAGGCCGCTTCTGGGCTCGTACCGGCTGCAACTTCGACTCCTCCGGCCACGGTAACTGCGTCACCGGAGACTGCGGCGGCGTTCTCAAATGTGCCGGAGCCGGCGGAGTACCTCCGGTCACACTCGCCGAATTCACCGTCGGAGAAAAAGATTACTACGACGTGAGTCTCGTCGACGGCTACAACGTCAAGATGGGGATAAAACCGCAAGGAGGGTTCGGAGACTGCAAGTACGCAGGCTGCGTCTCCGACCTCAACTCCATTTGCCCTAACGAGCTTCGTGTCATGGATCCGCAGAACAACGTGGCGGCGTGCAAGAGCGCATGCGCGGCGTTTAACAAGGAGGAATACTGCTGCAGCGGTGCTCACTCCACGCCGCAAACTTGCTCTCCGACGACTTACTCAATGACGTTCAAGAAAGCGTGCCCTGACGCTTATAGCTACGCTTACGACGATGAAACTAGTAccttcacttgtgccggagctaaCTACTTGATCACTTTCTGCCCCAACGGTTCTTAA
- the LOC108816369 gene encoding pathogenesis-related protein 5 isoform X1, with protein MADTHILLFVFITSSCIAVTATVFVLENSCPFTVWPGILSGNSTTLGDGGVPLTPGASVQLTAPPGWSGRFWARTGCSFDASGRGGCVTGDCGGVLNCNRGGFPPATLAEFTVGSGDSGVDFYDVSLVDGYNVKMGIEPLGGTGDCHYAGCLADINEICPGDLRIMDPNVDGVVAACMSACAAFDSPEFCCTGAHATPQTCSPSQYSMVFKNACPSAYSYAYDDDATSIFTCSRSNYLITFCPTRS; from the exons atggcgGATACTCACATTCTCTTATTTGTGTTCATCACAAGTA GCTGCATTGCTGTTACCGCCACCGTCTTCGTTTTGGAGAACAGTTGCCCATTCACTGTTTGGCCTGGAATCCTCTCCGGCAACAGCACCACCCTCGGCGACGGCGGGGTTCCCCTGACTCCAGGCGCTTCCGTGCAGCTCACCGCTCCTCCGGGATGGTCAGGCCGTTTCTGGGCTCGTACCGGCTGCAGCTTCGACGCCTCCGGTCGCGGTGGCTGCGTCACCGGAGACTGCGGCGGCGTTTTAAACTGTAACCGCGGCGGATTTCCTCCAGCAACGCTAGCCGAGTTCACCGTCGGATCAGGCGATTCCGGCGTTGATTTCTACGACGTCAGCCTCGTCGACGGTTACAATGTCAAGATGGGGATCGAACCCTTGGGAGGAACCGGAGATTGTCATTACGCTGGGTGCCTCGCCGACATCAACGAGATTTGCCCTGGCGATCTCCGGATCATGGATCCGAACGTCGACGGAGTTGTCGCGGCGTGCATGAGCGCATGCGCGGCGTTTGATTCGCCGGAGTTCTGCTGCACCGGAGCTCACGCGACGCCGCAGACTTGTAGTCCGAGTCAGTACTCGATGGTGTTCAAGAACGCTTGCCCTAGCGCTTACAGCTACGCATACGACGACGACGCGACAAGCATCTTCACTTGTTCCCGATCTAACTACTTGATTACCTTCTGTCCCACCCGTTCTTAA
- the LOC108816369 gene encoding pathogenesis-related protein 5 isoform X2 gives MADTHILLFVFITSCIAVTATVFVLENSCPFTVWPGILSGNSTTLGDGGVPLTPGASVQLTAPPGWSGRFWARTGCSFDASGRGGCVTGDCGGVLNCNRGGFPPATLAEFTVGSGDSGVDFYDVSLVDGYNVKMGIEPLGGTGDCHYAGCLADINEICPGDLRIMDPNVDGVVAACMSACAAFDSPEFCCTGAHATPQTCSPSQYSMVFKNACPSAYSYAYDDDATSIFTCSRSNYLITFCPTRS, from the exons atggcgGATACTCACATTCTCTTATTTGTGTTCATCACAA GCTGCATTGCTGTTACCGCCACCGTCTTCGTTTTGGAGAACAGTTGCCCATTCACTGTTTGGCCTGGAATCCTCTCCGGCAACAGCACCACCCTCGGCGACGGCGGGGTTCCCCTGACTCCAGGCGCTTCCGTGCAGCTCACCGCTCCTCCGGGATGGTCAGGCCGTTTCTGGGCTCGTACCGGCTGCAGCTTCGACGCCTCCGGTCGCGGTGGCTGCGTCACCGGAGACTGCGGCGGCGTTTTAAACTGTAACCGCGGCGGATTTCCTCCAGCAACGCTAGCCGAGTTCACCGTCGGATCAGGCGATTCCGGCGTTGATTTCTACGACGTCAGCCTCGTCGACGGTTACAATGTCAAGATGGGGATCGAACCCTTGGGAGGAACCGGAGATTGTCATTACGCTGGGTGCCTCGCCGACATCAACGAGATTTGCCCTGGCGATCTCCGGATCATGGATCCGAACGTCGACGGAGTTGTCGCGGCGTGCATGAGCGCATGCGCGGCGTTTGATTCGCCGGAGTTCTGCTGCACCGGAGCTCACGCGACGCCGCAGACTTGTAGTCCGAGTCAGTACTCGATGGTGTTCAAGAACGCTTGCCCTAGCGCTTACAGCTACGCATACGACGACGACGCGACAAGCATCTTCACTTGTTCCCGATCTAACTACTTGATTACCTTCTGTCCCACCCGTTCTTAA
- the LOC108835932 gene encoding pathogenesis-related protein 5-like, protein MANFHSILVPLFVFITSSIAVSATVFTLQNSCPYTVWPGILSGNSNTLGDGGFPLTPGASKQLTAPPGWSGRFWPRTGCNFDSSGNGNCVTGDCGGVLKCIGGGVPPTTLAEFTVGTGVFGKDFYDVSLVDGYNVEMGIRPQGGSGDCKYAGCVADVNAVCPNELRIVDPRSGTVAACKSACAAFNSPEFCCTGAHATPQTCSPTHYSAVFKNACPGAYSYAYDDATSTFTCAGANYLITFCPTRS, encoded by the exons atggcgAATTTCCACAGTATTCTCGTTCCTTTGTTCGTTTTCATCACAA GCAGCATTGCTGTTTCCGCCACCGTCTTCACTTTACAGAACAGCTGTCCCTACACCGTCTGGCCCGGAATCCTCTCCGGCAACAGCAACACCCTCGGCGACGGCGGATTCCCCTTGACTCCAGGCGCTTCCAAACAGCTTACCGCTCCTCCGGGATGGTCAGGCCGGTTCTGGCCTCGCACCGGCTGCAACTTCGATTCCTCCGGCAACGGCAACTGCGTCACAGGAGACTGCGGCGGCGTCCTCAAATGCATCGGCGGCGGAGTTCCTCCGACCACTCTGGCCGAGTTCACCGTCGGAACAGGCGTCTTTGGCAAGGACTTCTACGACGTGAGTCTCGTCGACGGTTACAACGTCGAGATGGGGATCAGACCTCAGGGAGGCTCCGGTGACTGCAAGTACGCCGGCTGCGTCGCCGACGTCAACGCCGTCTGCCCTAACGAGCTTCGGATCGTGGATCCGCGTTCCGGAACCGTCGCGGCGTGTAAGAGCGCTTGCGCGGCGTTTAATTCGCCGGAGTTTTGCTGCACCGGTGCTCACGCGACGCCGCAGACTTGTTCTCCGACGCATTACTCGGCCGTGTTTAAGAACGCTTGTCCCGGCGCTTATAGTTACGCTTACGACGACGCGACTAGCACTTTCACTTGTGCCGGGGCTAACTACTTGATCACTTTCTGTCCCACCCGGTCTTGA
- the LOC108835288 gene encoding uncharacterized protein LOC108835288 isoform X2, with protein MLEAADKLSQLESCFGDCSSSEEELTVLPRHTKVVVTGNNRTKSVLVGLQGVVKKAVGLGGWHWLVLTNGIEVKLQRNALSVIEAPTGNEEDVDIEVDEHTQWNPSASEDTLKTHKAKQRGYRSARLSHKAMCRGLSCDSHSKTLTSTPRMNMKVDLSKLDMPALQRYIRHFNLVDTLANPTKEQLLDIVQRHFMSQEMDELQVIVGFVQAAKGIKKACRWKSKEH; from the exons atgctggaagctgctgatAAATTATCTCAGCTAGAGAGCTGCTTCGGAGATTGCAGCAGCAGCGAAGAAGAACTAACGGTGCTTCCACGTCATACAAAAGTGGTCGTCACCGGGAACAACCGTACGAAATCTGTTCTCGTCGGTCTTCAAGGCGTCGTTAAGAAAGCTGTTGGTCTCGGTGGTTGGCATTGGCTG GTTTTGACAAATGGAATCGAAGTGAAGCTGCAGCGGAATGCACTTAGCGTCATTGAAGCTCCTACAGGGAATGAAGAAGACGTTGATATTGAAGTCGACGAGCATACGCAATGGAATCCTTCTG CATCTGAAGACACTTTGAAGACTCATAAGGCGAAGCAAAGAGGATACAGATCAGCGCGGTTATCACATAAAGCAATGTGCAGGGGCTTATCTTGTGACTCACACTCAAAAACCTTGACTAGTACTCCTCGTATGAACATG AAGGTTGATCTTAGCAAATTGGATATGCCTGCATTACAGAGATATATACGTCACTTTAACCTG GTTGATACACTTGCTAATCCAACAAAGGAGCAACTACTCGACATTGTTCAGAGACACTTCATGTCTCAG GAAATGGATGAGCTTCAGGTTATAGTGGGATTCGTACAAGCTGCAAAAGGAATAAAGAAAGCTTGCAGGTGGAAATCAAAAGAACATTAG
- the LOC108835288 gene encoding uncharacterized protein LOC108835288 isoform X1, with product MLEAADKLSQLESCFGDCSSSEEELTVLPRHTKVVVTGNNRTKSVLVGLQGVVKKAVGLGGWHWLVLTNGIEVKLQRNALSVIEAPTGNEEDVDIEVDEHTQWNPSGMTSEDTLKTHKAKQRGYRSARLSHKAMCRGLSCDSHSKTLTSTPRMNMKVDLSKLDMPALQRYIRHFNLVDTLANPTKEQLLDIVQRHFMSQEMDELQVIVGFVQAAKGIKKACRWKSKEH from the exons atgctggaagctgctgatAAATTATCTCAGCTAGAGAGCTGCTTCGGAGATTGCAGCAGCAGCGAAGAAGAACTAACGGTGCTTCCACGTCATACAAAAGTGGTCGTCACCGGGAACAACCGTACGAAATCTGTTCTCGTCGGTCTTCAAGGCGTCGTTAAGAAAGCTGTTGGTCTCGGTGGTTGGCATTGGCTG GTTTTGACAAATGGAATCGAAGTGAAGCTGCAGCGGAATGCACTTAGCGTCATTGAAGCTCCTACAGGGAATGAAGAAGACGTTGATATTGAAGTCGACGAGCATACGCAATGGAATCCTTCTGGCATGA CATCTGAAGACACTTTGAAGACTCATAAGGCGAAGCAAAGAGGATACAGATCAGCGCGGTTATCACATAAAGCAATGTGCAGGGGCTTATCTTGTGACTCACACTCAAAAACCTTGACTAGTACTCCTCGTATGAACATG AAGGTTGATCTTAGCAAATTGGATATGCCTGCATTACAGAGATATATACGTCACTTTAACCTG GTTGATACACTTGCTAATCCAACAAAGGAGCAACTACTCGACATTGTTCAGAGACACTTCATGTCTCAG GAAATGGATGAGCTTCAGGTTATAGTGGGATTCGTACAAGCTGCAAAAGGAATAAAGAAAGCTTGCAGGTGGAAATCAAAAGAACATTAG